In the Marinobacter sp. Arc7-DN-1 genome, TGGGGCAGTGCCGGTTCCATGCGTGGCGCAATGGCCAGCAGGGTTCGCCAGATCGGGACCTTTATTGCGGAGGCGTCGACCCAGTACAGGCTTGCTCCGGCGAGCACGCGAAGTCGATTACCAAGACCTTTCAGCTGGTTCCGGTGGCCCGGTTTGTTGTCGGTCAGAAGCCACACCACCGGTGCGGCTGAGTCCTGTTCACTGGGCTTCGGCATGGTTGTCAGGCACTGAATGCCCACCTCCTTGTTGCCCCGGGGTTATAGGGTTCAGCGGCGGCCATAAAAGCCGGGATCGTCCGGGTCCGGACGAGTCTTGAAGCGCCGGTGCATCCACAGGTACTGATCCGGTGCGCGCCGGACTTCTCTTTCGATAGTCTGGTTGATCAATGTTGCATCCTGGAGGTCATCCCCGCTGGGAAAGTCCTCCAGAGCCGGGTGGAAATAGATGTCGTACCCGGGGCCGTCTTCCCGGCGGAAGTGACTGAAAGGCACTACCTTGCACCCACTGCGTTCGGCAATGCGTGAGGTTGCGGTAATCGTGCCGGCAGGGACACCAAAAAATGGCGCGAATACGATGTCCTTGCGACCGTAATCCTGGTCCGTGGCGTACCAAACCGCGCGGTTTTTCTTCAGGCTGCGGAACAGGCCCCGAAGGTCCCTGGCGCTCAGAGCCTGGCCATACCGGCGCTCACGGGCGCGGGTCATAACGGCGTTCATCAGCGGGTTATTGTGATCGCGCTGCATCACGTCGGCCTCGATGAATTCCGTTACCAGGCTGCCACCCAGATCCAACGTGCTGTAGTGGCCGCCGAGCAGCAGAATGCCCCTGCCTTCGGACAGGGCCTTTTCAAAATGCTCCAGGCCATGAACCCGGGTAATGCCCGTCAGCCTGGCCGGGTTGCGGAACCAGGCAATGCCCAGCTCCAGCAAGCCGATGCCATTGGCGATAAAGGCTTTGCGCACAAGGGCGGACTGCTGGGCAGTGGTGAGCTCCGGAAAGCACAGCCGGATGTTAACCCCGGCAATGTGGCGGCGGCTGCGCGCGAGGCGGAGTGCCAGCAGTCCGGCGACCTTGCCAAGCCACCACTGGACGCGGATCGGCAGCCGGGAAACAGACCACATCACCACGATGCCCAGCCAGGTAGGCCACCACCGGGGATGAAGGTATGCGGAGTAGTTGGTGTTTCGCGGTAGTTTGCGGTATTTCCTGTTCACGTAAAGCGGTTCCTGCC is a window encoding:
- the lpxL gene encoding LpxL/LpxP family Kdo(2)-lipid IV(A) lauroyl/palmitoleoyl acyltransferase, producing the protein MNRKYRKLPRNTNYSAYLHPRWWPTWLGIVVMWSVSRLPIRVQWWLGKVAGLLALRLARSRRHIAGVNIRLCFPELTTAQQSALVRKAFIANGIGLLELGIAWFRNPARLTGITRVHGLEHFEKALSEGRGILLLGGHYSTLDLGGSLVTEFIEADVMQRDHNNPLMNAVMTRARERRYGQALSARDLRGLFRSLKKNRAVWYATDQDYGRKDIVFAPFFGVPAGTITATSRIAERSGCKVVPFSHFRREDGPGYDIYFHPALEDFPSGDDLQDATLINQTIEREVRRAPDQYLWMHRRFKTRPDPDDPGFYGRR